Proteins encoded by one window of Mercenaria mercenaria strain notata chromosome 4, MADL_Memer_1, whole genome shotgun sequence:
- the LOC123556213 gene encoding E3 ubiquitin-protein ligase XIAP-like isoform X1, whose amino-acid sequence MTSRQKHRQTVDMSTKQHIFLFILLFILAYAWIDFLGPVDSNTMIQVKPVKQQSSKESTYFRKGNTQSDFIRKPSILRMFLYWIFFDIYVIACLYKIAYDHQLDYKWEYLKKCDILRFLQRQNMTVMCLDDYFRDRLNNNLSTHELMRYEWARYESFKTYPESAPHFPSTLARDGFYYTGNGTFVTCFCCGNRLDTTAHDNVAEAHRHDSPNCSFARGEGSANVPINHDTMNSQRGLHGNTRNTRYGMETLRHDSYHGWHQTSPYNTGELAEYGFLFAGDLGRCFSIGPGLRQWSEFESIIPSETGRQEMHSSDRMSRDMQSWTAQLLLQMGYDDTRLKNAILHFRQNQGNRELSAKALIEYMHDTEPNLSGPNCYSSSFIALASAARSNMNGTSPTERVPVRTVHERGTRQTTDAGQLQDEIDKLKHQKVCKICLDKDVCIVFLPCGHLVACEDCAPALRKCAVCRTLIKGTVRTYLS is encoded by the exons ATGACGTCACGTCAA AAGCATAGGCAAACAGTGGATATGTcgacaaaacaacatattttcttgtttatcttACTTTTTATCCTTGCCTATGCATGGATCGATTTCCTTGGACCAGTTGATAGCAACACGATGATTCAAGTGAAGCCAGTAAAGCAACAGTCATCAAAGGAATCGACCTATTTTCGCAAAGGGAATACTCAATCTGACTTCATCCGGAAACCATCCATTTTAAGGATGTTCCTTTACTggattttctttgatatttatgTAATAGCTTGTCTCTATAAAATTGCTTACGACCATCAATTAGATTACAAATGGGAATATCTTAAAAAGTGTGACATACTAAGGTTTCTGCAGAGACAAAATATGACAGTGATGTGTTTGGATGATTACTTCCGAGACCGCCTAAATAACAACCTCTCAACGCATGAATTGATGAGGTACGAATGGGCTCGGTACGAATCATTTAAGACTTATCCTGAGTCAGCTCCTCATTTTCCATCAACACTTGCACGTGATGGTTTCTACTATACAGGTAACGGAACGTTCGTCACATGTTTTTGCTGCGGAAACAGATTAGATACGACAGCACATGATAACGTTGCAGAAGCTCACCGACACGATTCGCCCAACTGTAGCTTTGCAAGAGGAGAGGGCAGTGCAAATGTGCCGATTAATCATGACACCATGAATAGTCAAAGGGGTTTGCATGGAAATACCAGAAATACCAGGTATGGCATGGAAACATTAAGACACGATTCTTATCACGGATGGCACCAGACAAGTCCATATAATACTGGGGAGCTGGCAGAATACGGATTTTTATTTGCTG GCGACCTTGGTCGTTGTTTCTCAATCGGACCTGGCTTAAGACAATGGTCAGAATTTGAATCGATAATACCC AGTGAAACCGGAAGGCAAGAGATGCATTCTTCTGATAGAATGTCACGTGACATGCAGAGCTGGACAGCGCAATTGCTTCTACAGATGGGTTATGATGATACTAGACTAAAGAATGCAATTCTTCATTTTAGGCAAAATCAAG GCAACAGAGAGCTGTCAGCAAAGGCTCTAATCGAATACATGCATGACACGGAACCGAACCTCTCTGGACCTAATTGCTATAGTTCATCGTTCATTGCATTGGCATCAGCTGCAAGATCTAATATGAATGGCACTAGTCCTACGGAAAGGGTGCCAGTTAGGACAGTTCATGAAAGAGGAACTCGGCAAACTACAG ATGCTGGTCAGCTTCAAGATGAGATCGATAAGTTGAAGCATCaaaaagtatgtaaaatatgtttgGACAAGGACGTTTGTATCGTATTTCTACCATGTGGTCACCTAGTTGCATGCGAAGATTGTGCTCCAGCATTGAGAAAATGTGCAGTTTGCAGAACACTTATTAAAGGGACCGTCAGGACATACCTGTCTTGA
- the LOC123556213 gene encoding E3 ubiquitin-protein ligase XIAP-like isoform X2 has translation MSTKQHIFLFILLFILAYAWIDFLGPVDSNTMIQVKPVKQQSSKESTYFRKGNTQSDFIRKPSILRMFLYWIFFDIYVIACLYKIAYDHQLDYKWEYLKKCDILRFLQRQNMTVMCLDDYFRDRLNNNLSTHELMRYEWARYESFKTYPESAPHFPSTLARDGFYYTGNGTFVTCFCCGNRLDTTAHDNVAEAHRHDSPNCSFARGEGSANVPINHDTMNSQRGLHGNTRNTRYGMETLRHDSYHGWHQTSPYNTGELAEYGFLFAGDLGRCFSIGPGLRQWSEFESIIPSETGRQEMHSSDRMSRDMQSWTAQLLLQMGYDDTRLKNAILHFRQNQGNRELSAKALIEYMHDTEPNLSGPNCYSSSFIALASAARSNMNGTSPTERVPVRTVHERGTRQTTDAGQLQDEIDKLKHQKVCKICLDKDVCIVFLPCGHLVACEDCAPALRKCAVCRTLIKGTVRTYLS, from the exons ATGTcgacaaaacaacatattttcttgtttatcttACTTTTTATCCTTGCCTATGCATGGATCGATTTCCTTGGACCAGTTGATAGCAACACGATGATTCAAGTGAAGCCAGTAAAGCAACAGTCATCAAAGGAATCGACCTATTTTCGCAAAGGGAATACTCAATCTGACTTCATCCGGAAACCATCCATTTTAAGGATGTTCCTTTACTggattttctttgatatttatgTAATAGCTTGTCTCTATAAAATTGCTTACGACCATCAATTAGATTACAAATGGGAATATCTTAAAAAGTGTGACATACTAAGGTTTCTGCAGAGACAAAATATGACAGTGATGTGTTTGGATGATTACTTCCGAGACCGCCTAAATAACAACCTCTCAACGCATGAATTGATGAGGTACGAATGGGCTCGGTACGAATCATTTAAGACTTATCCTGAGTCAGCTCCTCATTTTCCATCAACACTTGCACGTGATGGTTTCTACTATACAGGTAACGGAACGTTCGTCACATGTTTTTGCTGCGGAAACAGATTAGATACGACAGCACATGATAACGTTGCAGAAGCTCACCGACACGATTCGCCCAACTGTAGCTTTGCAAGAGGAGAGGGCAGTGCAAATGTGCCGATTAATCATGACACCATGAATAGTCAAAGGGGTTTGCATGGAAATACCAGAAATACCAGGTATGGCATGGAAACATTAAGACACGATTCTTATCACGGATGGCACCAGACAAGTCCATATAATACTGGGGAGCTGGCAGAATACGGATTTTTATTTGCTG GCGACCTTGGTCGTTGTTTCTCAATCGGACCTGGCTTAAGACAATGGTCAGAATTTGAATCGATAATACCC AGTGAAACCGGAAGGCAAGAGATGCATTCTTCTGATAGAATGTCACGTGACATGCAGAGCTGGACAGCGCAATTGCTTCTACAGATGGGTTATGATGATACTAGACTAAAGAATGCAATTCTTCATTTTAGGCAAAATCAAG GCAACAGAGAGCTGTCAGCAAAGGCTCTAATCGAATACATGCATGACACGGAACCGAACCTCTCTGGACCTAATTGCTATAGTTCATCGTTCATTGCATTGGCATCAGCTGCAAGATCTAATATGAATGGCACTAGTCCTACGGAAAGGGTGCCAGTTAGGACAGTTCATGAAAGAGGAACTCGGCAAACTACAG ATGCTGGTCAGCTTCAAGATGAGATCGATAAGTTGAAGCATCaaaaagtatgtaaaatatgtttgGACAAGGACGTTTGTATCGTATTTCTACCATGTGGTCACCTAGTTGCATGCGAAGATTGTGCTCCAGCATTGAGAAAATGTGCAGTTTGCAGAACACTTATTAAAGGGACCGTCAGGACATACCTGTCTTGA